A single Montipora foliosa isolate CH-2021 chromosome 7, ASM3666993v2, whole genome shotgun sequence DNA region contains:
- the LOC138010598 gene encoding uncharacterized protein — MSYLREIRELLVDFYMNGVLSDEEFVGLYDENRSKNLDLPYDEYGRFDLDEMADSECISEFRVKKSDLPKLRDALQIPDSFTCYQKSVSDGMEGLCMLLRRLAYPCRYSDMIPRFGRPTPVLSMVTNKVLDFIYNTHSHKITEWNHALLSPALLQTYADAVNAKGSALNNCFGFIDGTVRPIARPGENQRVVYNGHKRVHALKFQSLALPNWMIGNMFGPVEGKKHDAGMLADSGLLHLLQRHAVSPFGQPMCIYGDPAYPLRVHLQTPFRNAVLTPDMQAFNASISAVRVSVEWLFGDIVVFFKFIDFKKNLKIGLSNVGKIYIVCALLQNALTCLYGNLTSEYFDCHPPSLEDYFA, encoded by the exons ATGAGTTATCTAAGAGAGATCCGAGAGCTTTTGGTCGACTTTTATATGAATGGTGTCCTATCGGATGAGGAATTCGTTGGCTTGTACGATGAAAATCGTTCCAAAAATCTAGATTTACCGTACGATGAATATGGAAGATTCGACCTCGATGAAATGGCGGATTCTGAgtgtatttctgaattcagaGTGAAAAAAAGTGATTTGCCAAAGCTGAGAGATGCCCTACAGATTCCAGACTCTTTCACGTGTTATCAAAAGTCTGTTAGCGATGGTATGGAAGGACTGTGTATGCTGCTTCGCAGGCTCGCCTATCCCTGTAGATACTCAGACATGATTCCAAGATTTGGTAGGCCTACCCCTGTGTTATCCATGGTCACAAATAAAGTTCTCGACTTTATTTACAACACCCATAGTCACAAAATAACTGAGTGGAATCATGCACTGCTTTCCCCCGCTCTCCTTCAAACATATGCAGATGCCGTCAACGCCAAAGGTTCAGCCCTAAACAATTGTTTTGGCTTCATCGATGGAACGGTCAGACCAATTGCAAGACCAGGAGAGAACCAAAGAGTTGTCTATAACGGACACAAAAGAGTTCATGCTTTAAAGTTCCAATCATTAGCTCTTCCAAATTGGATGATTGGAAACATGTTTGGACCAGTTG AGGGTAAGAAACATGATGCCGGAATGTTGGCTGACTCTGGTCTACTACATCTTTTGCAGCGGCATGCTGTGTCCCCTTTTGGTCAACCCATGTGCATTTATGGCGACCCAGCCTATCCTCTAAGGG TCCACCTCCAAACGCCTTTCAGAAATGCGGTTCTTACACCTGATATGCAAGCCTTCAATGCGTCGATAAGTGCAGTACGAGTTTCTGTCGAATGGCTGTTTGGTGATATTgtagtttttttcaaatttattgatttcaaaaaaaatttgaaaataggaCTCAGTAATGTTGGTAAGATATACATTGTATGTGCCCTTTTACAGAATGCATTAACTTGTCTTTATGGCAATCTTACTTCCGAATATTTTGATTGTCACCCACCATCCCTGGAAGATTACTTTGCATGA